In the Breoghania sp. genome, TCTCGACGAAACCGCCGACCCGCGGCATTCGTGTTACCGCGACACCCTCAGCCGAGTGATTTCCTTTGCGATCTGTGAGAACGCGATGGTCAACTCGCTGTTGGATTCGGACTTGTAGGCCATGGACGCCTTCGTGGCGCAATCCTTCAGCATATCAATGGTGTTCTGATCGGAGACCTGGAAAGCGATGGTGTAGATCTCCACGTCACCAAGTTCCTTGGCATTGGCGCAGGCTTCGGCCGTGCGCGCGTTCATGGTCGAGTGCACGACCGAGGAGCTGGAGGTTGTGCCGGCTCGCCCCTCGCGCACATAACCATAGGCATTGTACTTGGAGGTGTTCGGGTTGCGATCATACCACTCGTAAGTGTTGGCGCCGTCGGTCATCAGGATCATGATGCGGCGATGACCGGGATAGGCGGGATCGCCCGTCGGTCGACCGCCCGCGAACGGCTCCTGGGGAGACAATGCGCGCCAGCCCCAGACCACCCCCTGATGAATATTGGTGTAGCCATCGGCCACCATCGCGTTGACCGCGTTTTCCAAAGTGGAGCGGCTGGTGGTCAGCGGCGTGACCGCTTGCGTCTTGCAACCATAGTTCGGCCCTTTGGAGACGCCATTGTCCCACGTGCTCAAAGAAGCATTGTTGTACTTGCACACACGCTTCTGTTTCAGATTGTGGCCGGTCTCTCCGATGTCGCTGATGCTGGTGGAACAGCTGCCGCCATCGTCATCGATCCAGTTGTTGGAATAGCGGTAGGAGTGCCAGTTGCCCCACGAATAGTAGCCCCCCTCATCCGGCTCGTCGGGCGCAAATTGCGGCACAAAGAGCGATTGCGGATCCGCATCGCTGGCCGGGCTGTCGTTGACATCATAGGGGTAAGGACGCGCTTCCACGCAGCCCTGCCAGGACACGCCACTGATCTGGTCGAACAGAGACAGCCGGGAAACGGAGCTCGTGTCCATGTTGTTGGCGTTGAGCGGGGACAGTCCGTTCACATCGAGCCAGTTTGCACTAGCATTGTCAGCGCCCACATTCACGAAGGCCGTGAACGGCACGATGCCAATCTTCACGCGATCCGCCATGGTGCCAGCGGAGTTGGCGTCCAGAAGCGTTGCTGCCAGATCCTTGGCGGAGACTTTCAGGGTTTCGATCTTCGAGCCCCCCATGGAGCCGGAATTGTCCAGCACCATGACGACATCGAAGCTCGCCTCCCCCACACGCGTCTCCGACACGATGTCAAACGTGAACTGATCGATCCCGATCATGGGCGCGAAGGATGTCGGGACGGAAACAGAAGCGGTGAGCTCAACGGTGCCCTCCCCGTCGGAGACGGCCTGGAACCGCGTCACTGCGGCCTCCTGCGCGGTGAAATTGGCATCGAAGGCTACACGGGCGCGGTGGGAAATGGCGTCCGCCGACAGGCCGAATGTCTTCGTATTCGCTGCGAGCGCTGCGGCATCCAGAGCAATCTGGGCGCGCTGCTTCGCCGATACGGCCTCCGCCAGGTCCACACCTGCACCAACGGCAAAAACGACAGGGACGGCAGTAAGACCAAACAACATGGCGACATTGCCACGCCGGTCTCCCAGAAATTTGCGAAACATTTCGTATCCCTCGCAGGAATTGACGATCGATTTTCATATCGAACGCCAGGTGCCGACCTAATTCCTCTCTCACCCCAAGAGCACCACAATAGTTATTTTAGAGTTTTTACTTTTTTCTTTTCGCCGTACGTTTATTTTATTATCTTTTCTTCGTGTTTTTATTTAATTTTTACGCAATTTTTGCCAGATATTTATTTTTGAAGAGATTTCCTTGATTAGTCAGACAACGCACCCCATTTCAGACCATTGGTAATTACTTCATTCCCTGGTGAATAACCCCAGACAATCCGCCTCATGCGGGGAATACGAATGCAAAATGCGAAAGCTCCCGCCGAGCGCCTTTCAGCGCGCCGTCGTCAAGATTCTTTTAACCAAGGGGAACACTCGAACTTGCGGTCGCCACGGCTGCAAAAAATCCATGGCTCAACTCATTGACACGCGCCATAGCGCACCATACATGGAGATCGCTGTTAGCACTCCCTCCGAGGGAGTGCTAACAGATGCAGGAACAAGCCTGCATCCCATTCAGTCTTTAAGGCATCACTGTGGAGCCGCTGCTCAATCCGGAGGGCGCTCCTAAAGAGGAAAGAGCCAGAGAATGACTTTTCGTCCCTTGCATGATCGCGTCGTCGTTCGTCGCGTTGAATCCGTAGAAAAAACGGCCGGTGGCATCATCATCCCCGACACCGCCAAGGAAAAGCCCCAGGAAGGCGAAGTCGTCTCCGTCGGTCCGGGCCTGCGTGATGATTCCGGCAAGGCGATCGCTCTCGACGTCAAGGCCGGCGACCGCGTGTTGTTCGGCAAGTGGTCCGGCACCGAAGTCAAGATCGACGGTGAAGACCTGCTGATCATGAAGGAAACCGACATCATGGGCGTGATCGCCTGATCGGCGCAGCCTTCGATATCGACATCCAGTTTCAATCCAATTTGTGAGACAAGACACGATGAGTGCCAAAGACGTCAAGTTTTCCGCCGACGCGCGCGACCGCATGCTGCGCGGCGTCGACATCCTCGCCAATGCCGTCAAGGTGACGCTCGGCCCGAAGGGTCGCAACGTTGTCATCGACAAGGCCTTCGGCGCGCCCCGCATCACCAAGGACGGCGTCACCGTTGCCAAGGAAATCGAGCTTGAGGACAAGTTCGAGAACATGGGCGCGCAGATGGTGCGCGAAGTCGCTTCCAAGACCAACGATCTGGCTGGCGACGGCACCACCACCGCGACCGTTCTGGCCCAGGCCATCGTCAAGGAAGGCGCCAAGTCGGTTGCTGCCGGCATGAACCCGATGGACCTGAAGCGCGGCGTCGATCTGGCCGTGGCCGAGGTCGTCAAGGACCTGACCGCACGCTCCAAGAAGATCAACAACTCCGCGGAAGTCGCGCAGGTCGGCACCATCTCTGCCAATGGCGAGAAGGAAATCGGCGACATGATCGCCGAGGCCATGCAGAAGGTCGGCAACGAGGGTGTCATCACCGTCGAGGAAGCCAAGACCGCCGAGACCGAGCTTGAGGTCGTCGAGGGCATGCAGTTCGATCGCGGCTACCTGTCGCCGTACTTCGTGACCAACGCCGAGAAGATGATGGCTGACCTTGAGAAGCCGTACATCCTCCTGCACGAGAAGAAGCTCTCCAACCTGCAGGCCATGCTGCCGATCCTTGAGTCGGTCGTGCAGTCCTCGCGTCCGCTGCTGATCATTGCCGAAGACGTGGAAGGCGAAGCCCTCGCCACGCTCGTCGTCAACAAGCTGCGTGGCGGCCTGAAGATCGCCGCCGTCAAGGCACCGGGCTTCGGCGACCGCCGCAAGGCCATGCTGGAGGACATCGCGATCCTCACCGGCGGCACGGTCATCTCCGAAGACCTCGGCATCAAGCTTGAGAGCGTCACGCTCGACATGCTCGGCACCGCCGAGAAGGTCACGATCACCAAGGAAGCCACCACCATCGTTGATGGCGCCGGCTCCAAGGAAGACATCGAAGGCCGCGTCTCCCAGATCAAGGCTCAGATCGAAGAGACCACCTCCGACTACGACCGCGAGAAGCTCCAGGAGCGCCTGGCCAAGCTCGCTGGCGGCGTTGCCGTCCTGCGCGTTGGCGGTTCGACCGAGATCGAGGTCAAGGAGCGCAAGGATCGCGTCGATGACGCCCTGAACGCTACCCGCGCCGCGGTCGAGGAAGGCATCGTGACCGGTGGTGGCACCGCGCTCCTGCGCGCGAAGGCCGCTGTCGAGAAGCTTTCTTCCGACAACGCGGACATTATGGCCGGCATCAAGATCGTGCTGCGCGCGCTTGAGGCCCCGATCCGCCAGATCGCCGAAAACGCCGGCGTGGAAGGCTCGATCGTGGTTGCCAAGGTGCTCGAGTCCGACGACTCCATGGGCTTCAACG is a window encoding:
- the groL gene encoding chaperonin GroEL (60 kDa chaperone family; promotes refolding of misfolded polypeptides especially under stressful conditions; forms two stacked rings of heptamers to form a barrel-shaped 14mer; ends can be capped by GroES; misfolded proteins enter the barrel where they are refolded when GroES binds), whose product is MSAKDVKFSADARDRMLRGVDILANAVKVTLGPKGRNVVIDKAFGAPRITKDGVTVAKEIELEDKFENMGAQMVREVASKTNDLAGDGTTTATVLAQAIVKEGAKSVAAGMNPMDLKRGVDLAVAEVVKDLTARSKKINNSAEVAQVGTISANGEKEIGDMIAEAMQKVGNEGVITVEEAKTAETELEVVEGMQFDRGYLSPYFVTNAEKMMADLEKPYILLHEKKLSNLQAMLPILESVVQSSRPLLIIAEDVEGEALATLVVNKLRGGLKIAAVKAPGFGDRRKAMLEDIAILTGGTVISEDLGIKLESVTLDMLGTAEKVTITKEATTIVDGAGSKEDIEGRVSQIKAQIEETTSDYDREKLQERLAKLAGGVAVLRVGGSTEIEVKERKDRVDDALNATRAAVEEGIVTGGGTALLRAKAAVEKLSSDNADIMAGIKIVLRALEAPIRQIAENAGVEGSIVVAKVLESDDSMGFNAQTEEYVNMIETGIIDPTKVVRTAIQDAASVAGLLITTEAMVAELPKKEAAAMPGGDMGGMGGMGF
- a CDS encoding TadE/TadG family type IV pilus assembly protein: MFRKFLGDRRGNVAMLFGLTAVPVVFAVGAGVDLAEAVSAKQRAQIALDAAALAANTKTFGLSADAISHRARVAFDANFTAQEAAVTRFQAVSDGEGTVELTASVSVPTSFAPMIGIDQFTFDIVSETRVGEASFDVVMVLDNSGSMGGSKIETLKVSAKDLAATLLDANSAGTMADRVKIGIVPFTAFVNVGADNASANWLDVNGLSPLNANNMDTSSVSRLSLFDQISGVSWQGCVEARPYPYDVNDSPASDADPQSLFVPQFAPDEPDEGGYYSWGNWHSYRYSNNWIDDDGGSCSTSISDIGETGHNLKQKRVCKYNNASLSTWDNGVSKGPNYGCKTQAVTPLTTSRSTLENAVNAMVADGYTNIHQGVVWGWRALSPQEPFAGGRPTGDPAYPGHRRIMILMTDGANTYEWYDRNPNTSKYNAYGYVREGRAGTTSSSSVVHSTMNARTAEACANAKELGDVEIYTIAFQVSDQNTIDMLKDCATKASMAYKSESNSELTIAFSQIAKEITRLRVSR
- the groES gene encoding co-chaperone GroES, whose amino-acid sequence is MTFRPLHDRVVVRRVESVEKTAGGIIIPDTAKEKPQEGEVVSVGPGLRDDSGKAIALDVKAGDRVLFGKWSGTEVKIDGEDLLIMKETDIMGVIA